In a single window of the Nodularia spumigena CCY9414 genome:
- a CDS encoding N-acetylmuramoyl-L-alanine amidase has translation MKKLLGLVILGFIVTSSVVAWAGMATPRELSSLLVVYPRNSHQTRAEKIFLIGTAPPDGKVLINGKAINRSQAGHFAPSFPLQLGENLFTVRHQNQQLEIQVTRLATQPELPQGLAFGKDSLTPAADIARLPGELICFSAIAPPNASVSVKLANQTISLAPQPQTVSLPSNSAALTGNNQPTAQFIPGKYQGCTTVQQPISPNLGNNIISGAKTIDLGKPEFQLRLNGKTITQPGTGKIEILSPANLQVVEVIVDAGVGRTGPSTDYSRLTPLPKGTQASVTGSEGEWLRLDYGGWINSQETRVLPGAIPPRTTIRSVGYRRLPSATEIVFPLQVPVPVSVQQSDNHFTLTLYNTTAQTDTIRLDDDPLISRLDWQQVAPGQVQYTFNLKKAQQWGYKLRYENTALVLALRHPPTMGRERGKPLSDMKILLDPGHGGKESGAVGPNGYTEKEVNLVVSKLFRDELLNLGATVVMTRETDIDVSLGDRMAMIDREAPAIALSIHYNALPDSGDAENTKGIGTFWYHPQAHSLAIFMHNYLVQKLNRPSYGVFWNNLALTRPTAAPSVLLELGFMINPQEFEWLTNPQEQKKLAKALADGVVEWFKISQ, from the coding sequence GTGAAAAAACTTCTAGGATTAGTAATATTAGGGTTTATCGTTACCTCCTCTGTAGTAGCATGGGCAGGAATGGCTACGCCACGCGAGCTATCATCACTTTTGGTTGTTTATCCTCGAAACAGCCACCAGACAAGGGCAGAAAAAATCTTCTTGATTGGTACAGCGCCACCCGATGGAAAGGTTCTCATCAATGGTAAGGCAATTAACCGCAGTCAAGCAGGCCATTTTGCTCCAAGTTTTCCTTTGCAGTTGGGAGAAAATCTCTTTACTGTCCGTCACCAAAATCAACAACTAGAAATTCAAGTTACAAGGCTGGCTACACAACCTGAGTTACCTCAAGGGTTAGCCTTTGGCAAAGATTCTCTCACTCCAGCTGCCGACATTGCCAGACTACCGGGAGAATTAATTTGTTTTAGTGCGATCGCACCCCCTAATGCCAGTGTATCTGTCAAACTGGCAAATCAAACTATTTCTCTTGCACCCCAACCTCAAACAGTAAGTCTACCAAGTAATTCGGCGGCTCTCACAGGAAACAACCAGCCTACTGCCCAGTTTATCCCAGGAAAGTATCAAGGTTGCACCACAGTTCAACAACCTATTTCGCCCAACTTGGGTAACAACATCATTTCTGGTGCTAAAACCATAGATTTGGGGAAACCGGAATTTCAACTGAGACTCAACGGAAAGACGATAACTCAACCAGGAACTGGCAAAATTGAAATTCTCTCACCTGCAAACTTACAAGTTGTGGAAGTGATAGTAGATGCAGGGGTAGGGCGTACAGGCCCCAGTACCGATTATTCCCGACTCACCCCACTACCCAAAGGTACACAGGCTTCGGTGACAGGGAGTGAAGGTGAATGGTTGCGCCTTGACTATGGCGGTTGGATTAATAGTCAGGAAACTCGCGTTTTACCAGGTGCTATTCCGCCACGCACAACGATTCGCAGTGTCGGATATCGCCGACTTCCTAGTGCCACAGAGATAGTTTTCCCTCTACAGGTTCCAGTACCCGTCAGTGTGCAACAAAGCGATAATCATTTCACTCTCACACTTTACAACACTACTGCCCAAACAGATACTATTCGTTTAGATGATGACCCTTTAATTTCTCGTCTAGATTGGCAGCAGGTAGCTCCAGGGCAGGTACAATACACCTTTAACCTCAAAAAAGCTCAACAGTGGGGATATAAGCTGAGATACGAGAATACAGCCCTGGTTTTAGCTTTGCGTCATCCGCCAACAATGGGGCGAGAAAGAGGAAAACCACTATCTGATATGAAGATTCTACTCGATCCCGGACATGGTGGCAAAGAATCCGGTGCAGTGGGTCCGAATGGATATACAGAAAAAGAAGTCAATTTAGTCGTATCCAAGTTATTCCGCGATGAATTGCTGAATTTAGGGGCGACAGTAGTCATGACTAGGGAGACTGATATTGATGTTTCTCTAGGCGATCGCATGGCCATGATAGATCGAGAAGCACCGGCGATCGCACTTTCCATACATTACAATGCTTTACCTGATAGTGGTGATGCGGAGAATACCAAGGGAATCGGCACTTTCTGGTATCATCCCCAAGCTCATAGCCTAGCTATATTTATGCACAATTATTTAGTGCAAAAATTAAATAGACCTTCTTATGGGGTATTTTGGAATAATCTCGCCCTCACACGTCCAACAGCTGCACCATCGGTTTTATTGGAATTGGGTTTTATGATTAACCCCCAAGAATTTGAATGGTTAACAAATCCTCAAGAACAGAAAAAGTTAGCAAAAGCCTTGGCTGATGGTGTTGTAGAGTGGTTTAAAATTAGTCAGTAG